A stretch of the Paramormyrops kingsleyae isolate MSU_618 chromosome 16, PKINGS_0.4, whole genome shotgun sequence genome encodes the following:
- the LOC111850263 gene encoding endoplasmic reticulum membrane adapter protein XK-like isoform X2, which yields MDVDLSKDKPLVLLLHILQLGPIVRCLEAFCIYGSIGKIEEPYVSITRKKQMPRNGLAEEVEKQVGQAEGKLVAHRAAFARTSVIQAFLGSAPQLTLQLYICVLQQRVSIGRGTLMVISLLSIVYGALRCNILAIKIKYDDYEVNVKPLAYLCIFLWRSFEIATRVVVLVLFSSVLQIWILPVVLINFFTFFSYPWILFWMSRSPFPENIEKTFTRVGTTMVLCLLTFLYAGINMFCWSAVQLKLNDPDLINKSQNWNRMAVYYMLRFVENATLILLWYVFQTDFYRFISGPLLVLQLLIGYAIAIFFMLVFYQFCHPCKKLFSSSITRGLWEWSSVLCLLCRSRLDAGQCEKSVLESPRAIDKDTLNDVAVPESGTPD from the exons ATGGATGT GGATCTCAGCAAAGATAAACCTCTTGTGCTGCTGCTCCACATCCTGCAGCTCGGACCGATTGTCAG GTGTCTGGAGGCTTTCTGCATCTATGGCAGCATCGGGAAGATCGAGGAGCCGTACGTGAGCATCACCAGGAAAAAGCAGATGCCCAGAAATGGGCTAGCAGAGGAGGTGGAGAAGCAGGTGGGCCAGGCTGAGGGGAAGCTGGTGGCCCATCGTGCCGCATTCGCCCGGACCTCCGTCATCCAGGCCTTCCTGGGCTCCGCCCCTCAGCTGACCTTGCAGCTCTACATCTGTGTGCTGCAGCAGAGAGTGTCCATCGGCAGAG GTACACTGATGGTAATCTCACTCCTGTCTATAGTGTACGGCGCCTTACGCTGCAACATCCTTGCCATTAAAATCAAGTACGACGACTACGAGGTGAACGTGAAACCTCTAGCCTACCTCTGTATTTTCCTCTGGAGGAGTTTCGAGATTGCGACCAGGGTGGTGGTCTTGGTCCTCTTCAGCTCTGTCCTTCAGATCTGGATCCTGCCTGTGGTCCTCATCAACTTCTTTACCTTTTTCTCATACCCTTGGATCCTGTTCTGGATGAGCAGGTCTCCTTTCCCCGAGAACATTGAGAAGACGTTTACACGGGTGGGCACCACCATGGTGCTGTGTCTGCTCACCTTCCTGTACGCCGGCATTAACATGTTCTGCTGGTCGGCAGTTCAGCTGAAGCTTAACGACCCAGACCTGATCAACAAGTCCCAGAACTGGAACCGCATGGCCGTTTACTACATGCTGCGGTTCGTGGAGAACGCCACCCTCATTCTTCTGTGGTATGTCTTTCAGACTGACTTCTACAGGTTCATCAGTGGTCCCCTGCTGGTCCTGCAGCTGCTTATCGGCTATGCCATTGCCATCTTCTTCATGCTGGTCTTCTACCAGTTTTGCCACCCTTGCAAGAAACTTTTCTCCTCCAGCATCACCCGTGGCCTCTGGGAATGGTCCAGTGTTCTCTGCCTCTTGTGCAGGTCACGCTTAGATGCAGGACAATGTGAAAAGTCGGTTCTGGAGTCACCCAGAGCTATAGACAAGGACACCTTGAACGATGTAGCAGTTCCTGAGAGTGGAACCCCCGATTAA
- the LOC111850263 gene encoding endoplasmic reticulum membrane adapter protein XK-like isoform X1, producing the protein MRLPSSIFVSVSLFTAETTAALYLSSTYRFAGDQIWQGLTLLFTLVPSVLVQLTLTFIHRDLSKDKPLVLLLHILQLGPIVRCLEAFCIYGSIGKIEEPYVSITRKKQMPRNGLAEEVEKQVGQAEGKLVAHRAAFARTSVIQAFLGSAPQLTLQLYICVLQQRVSIGRGTLMVISLLSIVYGALRCNILAIKIKYDDYEVNVKPLAYLCIFLWRSFEIATRVVVLVLFSSVLQIWILPVVLINFFTFFSYPWILFWMSRSPFPENIEKTFTRVGTTMVLCLLTFLYAGINMFCWSAVQLKLNDPDLINKSQNWNRMAVYYMLRFVENATLILLWYVFQTDFYRFISGPLLVLQLLIGYAIAIFFMLVFYQFCHPCKKLFSSSITRGLWEWSSVLCLLCRSRLDAGQCEKSVLESPRAIDKDTLNDVAVPESGTPD; encoded by the exons ATGAGATTACCCAGCTCGATTTTTGTGTCCGTCTCTCTGTTCACCGCCGAGACTACGGCAGCTTTATATCTCAGCAGCACGTACCGATTTGCGGGGGACCAGATCTGGCAAGGGCTCACGCTTCTCTTCACACTCGTCCCGTCCGTGCTGGTACAGCTAACCCTCACCTTCATCCACAGGGATCTCAGCAAAGATAAACCTCTTGTGCTGCTGCTCCACATCCTGCAGCTCGGACCGATTGTCAG GTGTCTGGAGGCTTTCTGCATCTATGGCAGCATCGGGAAGATCGAGGAGCCGTACGTGAGCATCACCAGGAAAAAGCAGATGCCCAGAAATGGGCTAGCAGAGGAGGTGGAGAAGCAGGTGGGCCAGGCTGAGGGGAAGCTGGTGGCCCATCGTGCCGCATTCGCCCGGACCTCCGTCATCCAGGCCTTCCTGGGCTCCGCCCCTCAGCTGACCTTGCAGCTCTACATCTGTGTGCTGCAGCAGAGAGTGTCCATCGGCAGAG GTACACTGATGGTAATCTCACTCCTGTCTATAGTGTACGGCGCCTTACGCTGCAACATCCTTGCCATTAAAATCAAGTACGACGACTACGAGGTGAACGTGAAACCTCTAGCCTACCTCTGTATTTTCCTCTGGAGGAGTTTCGAGATTGCGACCAGGGTGGTGGTCTTGGTCCTCTTCAGCTCTGTCCTTCAGATCTGGATCCTGCCTGTGGTCCTCATCAACTTCTTTACCTTTTTCTCATACCCTTGGATCCTGTTCTGGATGAGCAGGTCTCCTTTCCCCGAGAACATTGAGAAGACGTTTACACGGGTGGGCACCACCATGGTGCTGTGTCTGCTCACCTTCCTGTACGCCGGCATTAACATGTTCTGCTGGTCGGCAGTTCAGCTGAAGCTTAACGACCCAGACCTGATCAACAAGTCCCAGAACTGGAACCGCATGGCCGTTTACTACATGCTGCGGTTCGTGGAGAACGCCACCCTCATTCTTCTGTGGTATGTCTTTCAGACTGACTTCTACAGGTTCATCAGTGGTCCCCTGCTGGTCCTGCAGCTGCTTATCGGCTATGCCATTGCCATCTTCTTCATGCTGGTCTTCTACCAGTTTTGCCACCCTTGCAAGAAACTTTTCTCCTCCAGCATCACCCGTGGCCTCTGGGAATGGTCCAGTGTTCTCTGCCTCTTGTGCAGGTCACGCTTAGATGCAGGACAATGTGAAAAGTCGGTTCTGGAGTCACCCAGAGCTATAGACAAGGACACCTTGAACGATGTAGCAGTTCCTGAGAGTGGAACCCCCGATTAA
- the LOC111850255 gene encoding gastrin-releasing peptide receptor-like: MSSDESIILRQELTIMFSSNTSWTNRTHRLPLHPIWYPAIVIAAVYGFMILLGVVGNITLIKTFYAMKSMRNAPNLFMSSLALGDLLLLLTCAPVDASRYLADEWLFGRVGCKLIPFIQLTSVGVSVFTLTVLSADRYKAIVRPMAVQPANAKAKICIIAAMIWIFSMALAIPEAIFSDLHTFNITRTNETFVTCAPYPHTGDLHPKIHSMASFLIFYVIPLLIISIYYSFIARSLLWSASNMPGEENVPVRRQVETRKRLAKTVLVFVGLFAICWLPSHAVYLYRSYHYSEVDTSTLHFISSICARLLAFANSCVNPFALYLLSHSFQKQFNKQLCCCCPLGIGRPVSG, translated from the exons ATGTCTTCAGATGAATCGATTATTTTACGTCAAGAATTAACAATCATGTTTTCCTCAAATACCTCCTGGACAAACCGCACTCATCGGCTGCCGTTGCATCCGATATGGTATCCCGCCATAGTCATCGCCGCGGTTTATGGCTTTATGATACTCCTCGGGGTCGTGGGCAACATCACGCTAATCAAGACGTTTTACGCCATGAAGTCGATGAGAAATGCGCCCAACCTCTTCATGTCCAGCCTGGCCCTGGGGGACCTGCTGCTTCTCCTCACCTGCGCTCCCGTCGATGCCAGCCGCTATCTGGCTGACGAGTGGCTTTTCGGCAGGGTGGGATGCAAACTCATACCCTTCATCCAACTTACCTCTGTCGGGGTCTCTGTTTTCACGTTGACCGTCCTTTCTGCAGATAG GTACAAGGCGATCGTCAGACCAATGGCTGTGCAACCCGCCAATGCTAAAGCAAAAATCTGCATCATAGCAGCAATGATCTGGATATTTTCCATGGCCTTGGCCATCCCTGAAGCCATCTTCTCTGACCTCCACACTTTCAACATCACCAGGACTAACGAGACATTTGTGACTTGCGCCCCCTATCCACACACAGGAGATCTGCACCCCAAGATCCACTCTATGGCTTCTTTCCTCATTTTCTATGTTATACCCCTGCTCATTATTTCAATCTATTATTCTTTCATTGCCAGAAGCCTCCTCTGGAGTGCATCTAACATGCCGGGAGAAGAAAATGTGCCTGTTAGAAGACAG GTGGAGACCAGAAAGAGGCTGGCGAAGACGGTGTTGGTGTTTGTGGGCCTGTTTGCGATTTGCTGGCTTCCCAGCCATGCTGTGTATCTGTACCGCTCATACCACTACAGCGAGGTGGACACATCTACGCTCCACTTCATCTCCAGCATCTGCGCCCGCCTCTTGGCCTTTGCCAACTCCTGCGTCAACCCCTTTGCCCTctacctgctgagccacagcTTCCAGAAGCAATTCAACAAGCAGCTGTgctgctgctgccccctgggCATTGGCCGTCCTGTGTCAGGGTGA